The following coding sequences lie in one Paenibacillus durus ATCC 35681 genomic window:
- the rpsR gene encoding 30S ribosomal protein S18, translated as MAFKQREGGDNDKRPPRRGGRNKRRKVCFFTVNKITHIDYKDTELLKKFISERGKILPRRVTGTSAKYQRALTIAIKRSRQIALLPYTTE; from the coding sequence ATGGCTTTTAAACAAAGAGAAGGCGGAGATAACGACAAAAGACCTCCACGCCGTGGCGGCCGCAACAAACGTCGTAAAGTATGTTTTTTCACTGTGAACAAAATTACTCACATTGACTATAAAGATACGGAACTGCTGAAGAAATTCATCAGTGAGCGCGGTAAAATTTTGCCTCGCCGTGTAACCGGCACGAGCGCAAAATACCAACGCGCCCTGACGATCGCAATCAAACGTTCGCGTCAAATTGCGCTTCTGCCTTACACTACT
- the ssb gene encoding single-stranded DNA-binding protein — MLNRVILIGRLTRDPELRYTPAGVAVTQFTLAVDRPFTSQGGEREADFIPVVTWRQLAETCANYLRKGRLTAVEGRIQVRNYENNEGKRVYVTEVIADNVRFLESSQSRESGNASGGGDMPEPPSYGGGGRGNSGNSGFSRNNNQDPFSGDGKPIDISDDDLPF; from the coding sequence ATGTTGAACCGTGTCATTCTGATCGGCCGATTGACCCGCGATCCTGAGCTGCGTTATACGCCTGCCGGCGTTGCCGTAACCCAGTTTACGCTTGCTGTAGACCGGCCTTTTACAAGCCAAGGCGGCGAACGTGAAGCGGATTTCATTCCGGTCGTAACCTGGAGACAGCTGGCGGAGACCTGTGCCAATTACTTGCGCAAAGGTCGGCTGACGGCGGTAGAGGGACGCATCCAAGTACGGAATTACGAGAATAACGAAGGCAAGCGTGTATACGTAACCGAAGTTATTGCCGATAATGTCCGGTTCCTGGAATCTTCCCAGAGCCGTGAGAGCGGAAACGCATCCGGCGGGGGGGATATGCCCGAGCCACCTTCATACGGCGGCGGCGGACGCGGAAACAGTGGAAATAGCGGTTTCTCGCGCAACAATAATCAGGATCCCTTTTCGGGCGACGGTAAGCCGATTGATATATCGGATGATGATTTGCCATTTTAA
- the rpsF gene encoding 30S ribosomal protein S6, with the protein MRKYEVMYIVRPDIEQEAVQAAVEKFQGIISNGGEITKHDVQGKKRLAYEIKKFRDGVYVLVNFNAEPAVVAELERLMKISDEVIRYLITNDVA; encoded by the coding sequence ATGCGCAAATACGAAGTGATGTACATTGTTCGTCCTGACATTGAACAAGAAGCCGTTCAAGCAGCAGTCGAAAAATTCCAAGGCATCATCTCTAACGGCGGGGAAATTACGAAGCACGATGTGCAGGGTAAGAAACGTCTTGCGTATGAGATCAAGAAATTCCGTGATGGCGTTTATGTTCTGGTTAACTTCAATGCAGAGCCTGCAGTAGTTGCCGAATTGGAACGTCTGATGAAAATTTCCGACGAAGTTATTCGTTATCTCATCACGAACGACGTTGCCTAA